A stretch of Miscanthus floridulus cultivar M001 chromosome 13, ASM1932011v1, whole genome shotgun sequence DNA encodes these proteins:
- the LOC136502308 gene encoding auxin-responsive protein IAA25-like, with protein sequence MQGSRVLMSSLELRLGISSDNGARGCGSGGDPWLGVGVHPWSLAARQAEKVALEQDHQRPPQQLVGWPPVGAFRRSHLQAGTKAVEEPTSKVKSGGESPAPAATMFVKVNMEGCAVGRKVDLQAHRGYASLSRALQAMFHGFLSDGQWRIAGREDDDDDDEQPEPTQKGANKSNKKVYILLYEDNEGDRMLVGDVPWELFMASVKRLYIAQDPRKTKN encoded by the exons ATGCAGGGAAGTCGTGTCCTGATGAGCAGCCTTGAGCTCAGGCTGGGCATCTCTTCAGACAATGGCGCTCGCGGCTGTGGCAGTGGCGGTGATCCATGGCTTGGTGTTGGAGTGCACCCATGGAGCCTTGCTGCCCGGCAAGCAGAGAAGGTAGCCCTGGAGCAAGACCACCAGCGGCCTCCGCAGCAGCTGGTGGGATGGCCACCGGTGGGCGCGTTCCGCAGGAGCCACCTGCAGGCAGGCACGAAGGCCGTGGAGGAACCGACGAGCAAGGTGAAGTCCGGCGGCGAGAGCCCGGCGCCGGCAGCCACCATGTTTGTGAAGGTCAACATGGAGGGCTGCGCCGTCGGGAGGAAGGTGGACCTGCAGGCTCACCGCGGGTACGCGTCGCTGTCGCGCGCACTGCAGGCCATGTTCCATGGCTTCCTGTCAG ATGGTCAGTGGAGGATCGCTGGGAGagaggatgacgacgacgacgatgagcaGCCGGAGCCGACGCAGAAGGGGGCCAATAAGAGCAACAAGAAGGTGTACATCCTTCTGTACGAGGACAACGAGGGCGACCGGATGCTCGTCGGCGACGTGCCGTGGGA GCTGTTCATGGCTTCGGTGAAGAGGCTCTACATCGCACAGGACCCCAGGAAGACGAAGAACTAG